The Heterodontus francisci isolate sHetFra1 chromosome 4, sHetFra1.hap1, whole genome shotgun sequence DNA window atgaagaagatgaagatgaagaaggagaagatggagatgaagaaggagaagatgaagaagatgaggaagaagatgaagatgaagaagatgaggaagaagatgaagatgatgatgaagatgaagatgatgaagatgatgaagatgaagatgatgaagaagaaggagaagaagatgaagatggagaaggagatgaagatgaagaaggagaagaagatgaagaaggagaaggagatgaagatgaagatgtagatgatgaagatgaaggagaagaagaaggagaagaagacgaagacgaaggagaaggagatgaagatggagaagatgaagatgatgaagatgatgaagatgaagaagatgaagaagaaggagaagatgaagatgatgaagatgatgaagatgaagttgaagatgacgatgaaggagaaggagaaggagaaggagaaggagaaggagaaggagaagaagatgaagatgatgatgaagaagatgaagatgaagaaggagacgaagatgaagatgatgaagaagaagatgaagatgaaggagaagaagaagatgacgatgaagatgatgaagatgaagatgtagatgatgaaaatgaagatgaagatgatgaagatgaagatgaggatgaagatgatgatgaagatgaagatgatgaagatgaatattgaagatgaagatgatgaagatgaagatgaagaggcagatgaagaagatgaagatgacgaagatgaagacgaagatgatgaagatgaagatgatgaagaaggagaagatgaagatgaagatgaaggagaagatgaagatgaagatgtagatgatgaagatgaagatgaagatgtagatgtagatgatgaagatgaagatgaagatgtagatgatgaagatgaagatgaagatgaaggagaagaagaagatgaagaaggagaagatgaagatgatgaagatggtgatgaagatgaagaagaagatgaagaagaagatgaagatgatgaagaaggagaagaagatgaagaagatgaagatgaagatggagaagatgaagatgaagaagatgaagaagatgaagatgaagaagatgaagaagatgatgaagaaggagaagaagatgaagatgaagatggagaagctgaagatgaagaagatgaagatgaagatggagaagctgaagatgaagaagatgatgaagatgaagaagatgaagaagatgatgaagatgatgaagatgaaggagaagatgaagatgaaggagaagatgaagatgaaggagaagatgaagatgaaggagaagatgaagatgaaggagaagaaggagaagatgaagatgatgtagatgatgaagatgaaggagaaggagaagaaggagaagatgatgaagatgaagttgaagatgacgatgaaggagaaggagaaggagaagaaggagaagaaggagaagaagaagatgaagaagaagatgaagatgaagaagatgatgaagatgtagatgatgaagatgaaggagaagaagaagatgacaaagatgaagacgaagatgaagatgaagaagaagaagaagatgaaggagaagaagaagaagatgacgatgaagatgaagatgtagatgatgaagatgaaggagaaggagaagaagatgaagatgaagatgaagatgacgatgaagatgacgatgaagatgacgatgaaggagaaggagaaggagatgaagaagatgatgaagatgaaggagaaggagaagatgaagaagatgaagaagaaggagaagatgaagaagaagaagacgaagatgaagatgatgaagatgtagatgatgaagatgaaggagaaggagaagaaggagaagatgatgaagatgaagttgaagatgacgatgaaggagaaggagaagaagaagatgaagatgaagaagatgtagatgatgaaggagaagaagaagaagatgacaaagatgaagacgaagatgaagatgatgaagaagaagatgaagatgaaggagaagaagaagaagaagatgacgatgaagatgatgcagatgaagatgtagatgatgaagatgaaggagaaggagaagaaggagaagatgaagaagatgatgaagatgaaggagaaggagaagatgaagaagatgaagaagatgaagaagatgaagaagatgaagaagatgaagaaggagaaggagaagaagatgaagatgaagatgaagatgaagatgaagatgaagatgaaggagaagaagatgaagatgatgaagatgaagatgatgaagaagaagaaggagatgaagatgaagacggagaagatgaagatgaagaagatgaagaaggagaagaagatgaagatgaagaagatgaagatgatgaagaagaagaagatgaagatgatgaagaagaagaagaagaagaagatgaagatgatgatgaagatgaagatgaagatgaagatgaagatgaaggagaagaagatgaagatgatgaagatgaagatgatgaagaagaagaaggagatgaagatgaagatggagaagatgaaggtgaagaagaagaaggagaagatgaagatgaagaagatgaagaagaagatggagatgaagaaggagaagatgaagatgaagatgaagatgaagatgatgaagatgaagatgatgaagaagaagaagaagaagatgaagatgatgaagatgaagatgaagatgaagatgaagatgaagatgaagatgaagaagatgaagatgatgaagatgaagatgatgaagaagaaggagatgaagatgaagatggagaagatgaagatgaagaagaagaaggagaagatgaagatgaagaagatgaagaaggagaagaagatgaagatgaagaagatgaagatgaagatgaagaaggagaagatggagatgaagaaggagaagatgaagatgaagatgaagatgaagatgaagatgaagatgaagatgatgaagatgaagatgaagaagatgaggaagaagatgaagatgaagaagatgaggaagatgaagatgaagaagatgatgaagatgaagatgaagatgatgatgatgatgaagatgatgaagaagaaggagaagaagatgaagaagatgaagaaggagaagaaggagaaggagatgaagatgaagatgtagatgatggagatgaaggagaaggagaagacgaaggagaaggagaaggagaaggagaaggagaaggagaaggagaaggagatggagaagaagatgaagaagatgaagaagatgaagaagatgaagatgaagaagatgaagaagatgaaggagaaggagatgaagaagatgaagatgaagatgaagatgaagaagatgatgatgatgaagaagatgatgatgatgatgatgaaggagaagaagatgaagatgaagaagatgaagatgaagaagatgaagaagaagaagaagatgaagatggagaagatgaagatgaagatgaagaagaagatgaagatgatgaatattgaagatgaggaagaagatgaagaagatgatgatgaagatgaagatgaagatgatgaagatgaagatgatgaaggagaagaagatgaagatggagaagatgatgaagatgaagaaggagaagaaggagatgaacatgaagatgtagatgatgaagatgaaggagaaggagaagatgaagatgaagatgaagatggagaaggagaagaagatgatgaagttgatgaagaagatgaagaagatgaagaagatgaaggggaaggagaagaagatgaagaagatgaaggggaaggagaagaagatgaagaagatgaagaagaagatgaagatgaagatgatgaagatgaaggagaagatgaagatgaagatgaagaagatgaagaagaagatgaagaagatgaagaagaagaagaagaagaagatgaagatgaagaagaagaagatgaagaagaaggagaaggagaaggagaagatgaagaagatgaagatgaagatgaagaaggagaaggagaaggagaagatgcAGATggaaaagatgaagatgatgaagatgaagaagatgaagaagatgaagaagaagatgaagaagaaggagaagatgaagaagaagatgaagaagaagatgaacatgaagatgaagatgatgaagcagaACAAGGAGAAGGAGACggtgatgaagatggagaagatgaagatgaagatgatgaagataataaagaagaaggagaagatgaagatgatgaagaaggagaagaagatgaagatggagaagatgaagatgaagaagacgaagatgaagatgatgaagaagatgaagatgaagatgaagatgaagatgatgaagaagatgaagatgatgaagaagaagaaggagatggagatgaagaagatgaagatgaagaagaagatgaagaagaagatgaagaagaagatgatgaagatgaagatgaaggagatgaagatgaagatgaagatgatgaagaagatgaagatgaagatgaagatgatgatggagatgaagatgaagatggagatgaagaagaagaagatgaagaagaagatgaagaagatgaagaagaagaagatgaagatgaagatgaaggagatgaagatgaagatggagaagatgaagatgaagatgaaggagaagatgatgaagatgaagatgaagaagatgaagatgaagatgaagaagatgaagaagatgaagaagatgaagatgaagatgaagatgaagatgatgaagatgaagatgaagatgaaggagaaggagaaggagaaggagaaggagaaggagaagatgaagatgaagatgaagatgaagatgaagatgaagatgaagaagaagatgaagaagaaggagaagatgaagaagaagatgaacatgaagatgaagatgatgaagcagaACAAGGAGAAGGAGACggtgatgaagatggagaagatgaagatgaagaagataataaagaagaaggagaaggagaagaagatgaagatggagaaggagatggagatgaagaagatgaagatgaagaagaagatgaagaagaagatgatgaagatgaagatgaagatgaagatgatggagatgaagatgaagatgatgaagacgaagatgatgaagaagaagatgatgaagatgaagatgaagatgatgaagatgatgaagatgaagatgatgaagatgaagatgaagaaggagaagatgaagatgacgatgaagaaggagaagatgaagatgaagatgacgatgaaggagaaggagaagatgaagaagatgaagatgaagatgatgaagaagatgaagaagatgaagaagatgatgaagatgaagaagatgaagatgaagaagaagatgaagaaggagatgaagaagaagatgaagatgaaggagaaggaggagatgaagatgaagaagaagaagaagaaggagaagaaggagaagaagatgaagaagaagaagatggaaaagaagatgatgaagaaaataaagaagatgaagaagaaggagaagatgaagatgaagatgaagaagatgaagatgaagatgatgaagaagaaggagatgaagatgaagatggagagaagatgaagatgaagatgatgaagaagatgaagaagaagatgaagaagaagatgaagaagaagatgaaggagaagatgaaggagaaggagaaggagaaggagaagaagaaggagaaggagaaggagaaggagaagaagatgaagatgaagatgaagaagaaggagatgaagatgaagatgaagatgatgaagatgaagatgaagatggagaaggagaaggagaaggagatgaagatgaagatgaagaagatgaagatgaagaagatgaagatgaagatgatgaagatgatgatgatgaagatggagaagatgaaggagaaggagaaggagaaggagaaggagaaggagaaggagaagatgaagatgatgaagaagatgaagaagatgaagaagaagatgaagaagaagatgaagaagatgaagaagaagatgaagaagaagatgaagaagaagatgaagaagaagatgaagaagaagatgaagaagatgaaggagaaggagaaggagaagaagaagatgaagaagaagatgaagaagatgaaggagaaggagaagaagaaggagaaggagaagatgaagaagaaggagatgaagatgaagatgaagatggagaaggagaaggagatgaagatgaagaagatggagaagatgaagaagatgaagaagaagaaggagaagaaggagaagatggagatgaagaaggagaagatgaagatgaagatgaagatgaagaagatgaagaagatgaggaagaagatgaagatgaagaagatgaggaagatgaagatgaagaagatgatgaagatgaagatgaagaagatgaagaagatgatgatgatgaagatgaagatgatgaagatgatgatgatgaagatgatgaagaagaaggagaagaagatgaagaagatgaagaaggagaagaaggagaagaaggagatgaagatgaagatgtagatgatggagatgaaggagaaggagaagacgaaggagaaggagaaggagaaggagaaggagaaggagatgaagatgaagatggagaagaagatgaagatgaagatgaagatgatgaagatgaagaagatgaaggagaaggagatgaagaagatgaagatgaagatgaagatgatgacgaagatgatgatgatgaagatgatgatgaaggagatgaagatgaagaagatgaagatgaagaagatgaagaaggagaagatgaagatgaagatgatgaaggagaaggaggagaagaagatgaagaagatgaagaagaagaagaagatgaagatggagaagatgaagatgaagatgaagaagatgaagatgatgaatattgaagatgaggaagaagatgaagaagatgatgatgaagatgaagatgaagatgatgaaggagaagaagatgaagatggagaagatgatgaagatgaagaaggagaagaaggagatgaacatgaagatgtagatgatgaagatgaaggagaaggagaaggagaagatgaagatggagaaggagaagaagatgatgaagatgatgaagaagatgaagaagatgaagaagatgaaggggaaggagaagaagatgaagaagatgaagaagaagatgaagatgaagatgaagatgaagatgaaggagaagatgatgaagaagatgaagaagaagaagaagatgaagatgaagatgaagatgaagaagaagaagaagaagaagatgaagaagaaggagaaggagaaggagaaggagaagatgaagatgaagaagatgaagatgaagaaggagaaggagaagatgcAGATggaaaagatgaagatgatgaagatgaagatgaagatgaagaagaagatgaagaagaagatgaagaagaaggagaagatgaagaagaagatgaacatgaagatgaagatgatgaagcagaACAAGGAGAAGGAGACggtgatgaagatggagaagatgaagatgaagatgatgaagataataaagaagaaggagaagatgaagatgatgaagaaggagaagaagatgaagatggagaagacgaagatgaagatgaagaagacgaagatgaagatgaagatgatgaagaagatgaagatgaagatgatgaagaagatgaagatgaagatgatgaagatgaagaagaaggagatggagatgaagaagatgaagatgaagaagaagatgatgaagatgatgaagatgaagatgaaggagatgaagatgaagatgatgaagaagatgaagatgatgtagatgatgaagatgaagatgatgaagatgatgtagatgatgaagatgaagaagatgaagaagatgaagacgaagatgatgaagatgaagatgatgaagatgaagataatgatgaagaagaaggagaagatgaagatgaagaagatgaagatgaagatgaagatgaagaaggagaagatgaagatgacgatgaagaaggagaagatgaagatgacgatgaagaagaagatgaagaagaagatgaagaagaagaagaagaagaagatgaagaagaagatgaagaagaagatgaagaagaagatgaagaagaagatgaaggagaaggagaaggagaaggagaagaaggagaaggagaaggagaagatgaagatgaagaagaaggagatgaagatgaagatgaagatgaagatgatgaagatgaagatgaagatgaagatggagatggagaaggagaaggagatgaagatgaagatgaagaagatgaagatgatgaagatgatgaagatgaagaaggagaagat harbors:
- the LOC137369324 gene encoding uncharacterized protein, which gives rise to SSSSPSSSSSSSSSSSSSSLSSSSSPSSSSSTSSSSSSSSSSSSSSSSPSSPSSPSPSPSSSSSTSSSSSSPSSPSPSSSSSTSSSSSPSSPSSSSSPSSSSSPSSSSSPSSSSSPSSSSSSSSSSSSSSSSSSSSSASPSSSSSSSSSASPSSSSSSSPSSSSSSSSSSSSSSSSSSSSSPSSSSSSSSSSPSSSSSSSSSSSSSSSSPSSSSSSSPSSSS
- the LOC137368600 gene encoding uncharacterized protein — encoded protein: SSSSSPSSSSSSSSSSSSSPSSSSSSSSSSSSSSSSSSSSSSPSSSSSSSSSPSSSSSSSSSSSSSSSSSSSSSSSSSSSSSSSSSPSPSSSSSSSSSPSSSSSSSSPSSSSSSSSSSSSSSSSSSSSSSSSSSSSSSSSSSSSSPSSSSSSSSSSSSSSSSSSSSSSSSPSPSPSSSSSPSPSSLLSSSSSSSPSSSPSPSPCSASSSSSSCSSSSSSSPSSSSSSSSSSSSSSSSSSSSSPSPSPSPSPSPSSSSSSSSSSSSSSSSSSSSSSSSSSSSSSSSSSSSSSSPSSSSSSSPSSSSSPSSSSSSSSSSSSSSSSSSSSSSSPSSSSSPSSSSSSSSSSSSSSSSSSSPSSSSSSSSSSSSSSSSSSSSSSSSPSPSSSSSSSSSSSSSSSSSSSSSSSSSSSSSSSSSSSSSSSSSSSSSSSSSSSSSSSSSSSSSSSSSSSSSSSSSSSSSSSSSSSSSSSSSSSSSSSSSPSSSPSSSSSSSSSSSPSSSSPSSSPSSSSSPSSSSSSSSSSSSSSSPSSSSSSSSSSSSSSSSSSSSSSSSSSSSSSSSSSSSSSSSSSPSSSSSSSSSPSSSSSPSSSSSSSSSSSSSSSPSSSSSSSSSSSSSSSSPSPSSSSSSSSSSSSSSSSSSSPSPSSSSSSSSSPSSPSPSSSSSTSSSASSSSSSSSSSSPSSSSSSSSSSSSSSSLSSSSSSPSSSTSSSSSSSSSPSPSSSSSTSSSSSSPSSPSPSSSSSTSSSS
- the LOC137369329 gene encoding uncharacterized protein; translated protein: SSSSSSSSSSSSSSSSSSSSSSSSSSSSSSSSSSSSSSSSSSSSSSSSSSSSSSSSPSSSPSSPSSPSSSSSSSSSPSSSSSSPSPSPSSSSSSSPSSSSSPSPSSSPSPSSSSSSSSSSSSPSPSPSSSSSSSSSSSSSSSSSSSSSSSSSSSSSSSSSSSSSSSSSSSSSSPSPSPSPSPSPSPSSSPSSSSSSSSSSSSSSSSSSSS
- the LOC137369316 gene encoding uncharacterized protein is translated as TSSSSSPSSPSSPSSPSSSSSSSSPSSSSSSSSSSSSSSSSSSSSSSSSSSSSSSSSSSSSSSSSSSSSSSSSSSSSSSSSSSSSSSSSSSSSPSSSPSSPSSSSSSSSSSSSPSSSSSSSSSSSSSSSSPSPSSSSSPSSSSSSSSSSSSSSSSSSSSSSSSSSSSSPSPSPSPSPSSSPSSSSSSSSSSSSSSSSSSPSPSPSPSSSSSSSSSSSSSSSSSSPSSSSSSSPSPSPSSPSPSPSPSSSSSSSSSSSSSSSSSSSSSSSSSSSSSSSSSSSSSSSPSSSSSSSSPSSSSSSSSSSSSSSSPSSSSLSSSSSSSSSSSSSSSSSSSSSSSSTSSSSSSSSSSTSSSSSSSSSSSSPSSSSSSSSSSSSSSSSSSSPSPSSSSSSSSSSSSSSSSSSSSSSSSSSSSSSSSSSSSSPSSSSSPSSSSSSSPSSLLSSSSSSSSSPSSSPSPSPCSASSSSSSCSSSSSSSPSSSSSSSSSSSSSSSSSSSSSFPSASSPSPSSSSSSSSSSSPSPSPSPSSSSSSSSSSSSSSSSSSSSSSSSSSSSSPSSSSSSSSS